A section of the Tachysurus fulvidraco isolate hzauxx_2018 chromosome 7, HZAU_PFXX_2.0, whole genome shotgun sequence genome encodes:
- the LOC113655462 gene encoding cytochrome c oxidase assembly protein COX15 homolog, giving the protein MLLHTLRHVVRCGYNNAKGLQQIRPTPLRQWLQHRGQNTAVGQTISAQASSTTLPNAASDRIVGRWLVGCSGLVLGAVVLGGVTRLTESGLSMVDWHLVKEMKPPRTQAEWEAEFSKYQQFPEFKIMNHDMTLTEFKFIFYMEWGHRMWGRLVGLAYILPTMYFWKKGYFNRSMKARVLGLCGFVFFQGLLGWYMVKSGLEEKPDSYDVPRVSHYRLASHLGSALLLYCGSLWTGLTLMLPVNRIPDSRRIVQLRRFAKGTGALVFLTALSGAFVAGLDAGLVYNSFPKMGDYWIPDDLLAFSPTLKNVFENPTTVQFDHRILGISSLVAITGLYLFSRRTQLPRRAKVAISCLTAMAYTQVALGISTLLLYVPTSLAATHQSGSVALLTFAIWVLAELRKVAK; this is encoded by the exons ATGCTGCTTCACACGCTGAGACATGTAGTCCGGTGCGGCTACAACAACGCAAAAGGATTACAACAGATCCGC ccCACACCTTTGAGACAATGGCTGCAGCACAGAGGACAGAATACAGCTGTGGGCCAGACTATATCTGCACAGGCTTCCTCTACCACACTCCCCAATGCAGCATCTGATCGGATTGTAGGTCGCTGGCTGGTGGGATGCAGCGGCCTCGTTCTGGGTGCTGTTGTCCTAGGAGGAGTAACCAG ACTGACCGAGTCGGGCCTCTCCATGGTGGACTGGCACTTGGTGAAGGAGATGAAGCCGCCTCGGACTCAGGCAGAGTGGGAGGCCGAGTTCTCCAAATACCAGCAGTTTCCTGAATTTAAAAT AATGAACCATGACATGACCCTTACCGAGTTTAAGTTCATCTTCTACATGGAGTGGGGGCACCGTATGTGGGGAAGGCTCGTGGGTTTAGCCTACATCCTGCCCACCATGTATTTCTGGAAGAAAGGTTACTTCAACCGGTCCATGAAGGCTCGTGTCCTGGGCCTGTGCGGCTTTGTGTTCTTCCAG GGTCTTCTGGGTTGGTACATGGTGAAGAGCGGACTGGAGGAGAAGCCGGACTCGTACGATGTTCCTCGTGTCAGTCATTACAGATTGGCGTCTCATCTCGGTTCTGCTCTTCTTCTGTACTGTGGCAGTCTATGGACAGGGCTCACGCTGATGCTGCCTGTGaacagg ATTCCAGACAGCAGACGTATTGTGCAGCTCAGGAGGTTTGCCAAGGGCACAGGAGCATTGGTCTTCCTCACAGCTCTCTCAG GCGCCTTTGTCGCTGGCCTTGATGCTGGATTAGTGTACAACTCTTTCCCAAAAATGGGGGACTACTGGATACCAGATGATCTTCTAGCCTTCTCTCCTACACTCAAGAACGTTTTTGAGAACCCCACCACTGTCCAGTTTGACCACCGTATACTG GGGATTAGCTCATTAGTAGCCATCACTGGACTCTATCTGTTCTCCAGGCGCACACAGCTGCCCAGGAGGGCAAAAGTGGCAATCAGCTGCTTGACTGCTATGGCATACACACAG GTGGCTCTTGGAATCAGCACTTTGCTCCTGTACGTGCCCACTTCCCTGGCGGCTACCCACCAATCCGGATCAGTAGCACTGCTTACTTTCGCCATTTGGGTCCTCGCAGAACTCCGCAAGGTGGCCAAGTAA